The Vespula pensylvanica isolate Volc-1 chromosome 5, ASM1446617v1, whole genome shotgun sequence genome includes a window with the following:
- the LOC122629157 gene encoding uncharacterized protein LOC122629157, producing the protein MDRKFPVDIARCTLLQRLLLVAVDKRHGYSGDIRDTVASRYSQISTSKRQLSTDRSSTDSIPYEIPSKISEPIKTLPKIPLVAKIRPEDRPMVQTVSKKEKNEGIDEILTKWNVHKKSTKK; encoded by the exons ATGGATAGAAAATTTCCCGTCGATATCGCGAGAT GCACGTTGCTACAAAGGCTGCTGCTCGTTGCGGTGGACAAGAGACACGGATACTCTGGAGATATACGCGATACCGTAGCTTCCCGATATTCTCAAATTTCTACGAGCAAGAGACAGTTATCCACAGACCGTTCATCCACCGATTCGATACCGTACGAGATTCCATCGAAAATTTCTGAACCGATAAAAACACTTCCG aaGATACCTTTGGTCGCTAAAATTCGACCGGAAGATCGACCAATGGTACAGACAgtttcgaaaaaggaaaagaatgaaggaaTCGATGAGATCTTAACAAAATGGAACGTCCATAAAAAGTccactaaaaaataa